The following coding sequences lie in one bacterium genomic window:
- a CDS encoding nitronate monooxygenase produces MTPPNPVSSTPALDKVWRRGKDFLGSELPIMCGAMTWISDPQLVSLMSNLGAFGVLAAGNMPPELFAQYVDDTRAKTSRPFAGNVITIAPNYLSHLDILCERKVSHIVFAGSIPRGSEVQKAKDSGAKVLCFASTGSIAERMIDYGTDALILEGSEAGGHIGHVSTVVLLQEILFNFPSLPIFVAGGIATGKMIAHLVLMGAAGAQMGTRFVMAEECTAHPKFKDVFIRARSREAISTPQYSAKLPVVSVRALNNHAMEHFGDLQLELLEKLRLGDVNRQEAQYKVEEYWVGSLRRAAVDGDVEDGSLMAGQSVGLVTRVQPLRDILTDLVAEADAALGEARRRLDG; encoded by the coding sequence ATGACCCCGCCCAATCCCGTTTCATCCACGCCCGCGCTCGACAAGGTCTGGCGTCGCGGCAAGGATTTCCTCGGCAGCGAGTTGCCCATCATGTGCGGGGCGATGACCTGGATCTCCGATCCGCAACTCGTGTCGCTGATGAGCAACCTGGGGGCGTTCGGCGTGCTCGCTGCCGGCAACATGCCGCCGGAGTTGTTCGCCCAGTATGTCGACGACACCCGCGCGAAGACGTCACGGCCCTTTGCCGGCAACGTGATCACCATTGCCCCGAACTACCTGTCCCACCTGGACATCCTCTGCGAGCGCAAGGTGAGTCACATCGTCTTTGCCGGTTCGATCCCGCGCGGTTCGGAAGTGCAGAAGGCAAAGGACAGCGGCGCCAAGGTGCTGTGCTTCGCCTCGACCGGGAGCATCGCCGAGCGCATGATCGACTACGGCACCGATGCCCTGATCCTCGAGGGCAGCGAGGCCGGCGGCCACATCGGCCACGTTTCGACCGTGGTCCTGCTGCAGGAGATCCTCTTCAATTTCCCGTCGCTGCCGATCTTCGTGGCCGGCGGCATCGCCACCGGCAAGATGATCGCGCACCTGGTGCTGATGGGCGCCGCCGGTGCGCAGATGGGGACGCGTTTCGTGATGGCCGAGGAGTGCACGGCTCATCCGAAGTTCAAGGATGTCTTCATCCGTGCCCGTTCCCGTGAAGCGATCTCGACGCCGCAGTACAGCGCCAAGCTGCCGGTCGTCTCCGTGCGCGCGCTGAACAACCACGCCATGGAACACTTCGGCGACCTGCAGCTGGAGCTGCTGGAGAAGCTCCGGCTGGGGGACGTCAACCGGCAGGAAGCCCAGTACAAGGTGGAAGAGTACTGGGTGGGTTCGCTGCGCCGCGCCGCCGTCGACGGCGATGTCGAGGATGGCTCGCTCATGGCCGGCCAGTCGGTGGGCCTGGTCACCCGCGTGCAGCCGCTGCGCGACATCCTGACCGACCTGGTCGCCGAGGCCGATGCTGCGCTGGGCGAGGCGCGTCGCCGTCTCGACGGCTGA
- a CDS encoding glycosyltransferase gives MNHGNASPNTAPPLLALAMIVRDGGQFLDSLLGSARPHVDEIVVVDTGSRDGSREAALAHGSRLLEFPWCDDFAAARNASLAATRARWILCLDADEQLAPADWHDLRATAAAWQENGPAAGRIVTRNYLAEPWSRRGWEPVPADDPHALPDRPGPVAPGFVATTKIRLFPNHDRVRFRGRLHETVEASVRELGLPTTNLPVVVHHFGLLAPDAAKVARYLDLAHRKTAEQPADAGAWNELADCALAAGNQALALQAAERALTLAPDHVDARLTAGWLHKEAGAFARAEAHLLAVAGCATAGDGQFGQACHLRAQVAMLDGRSEAAGPLLMAALRLLPDDGHVHNTLGAWHLTCGRGEPARAALERAAAMLPHVPDPCLNLARMYEAAGHPVLAARHYEAALQRDPGRASAREALERLAQPA, from the coding sequence GTGAACCACGGCAACGCCTCGCCCAACACTGCCCCACCGCTGCTGGCCCTGGCCATGATCGTGCGCGATGGTGGCCAGTTTCTGGACTCCCTGCTCGGCTCCGCGCGGCCCCACGTCGATGAGATCGTGGTCGTCGACACCGGGAGCCGCGACGGCAGCCGGGAAGCGGCGCTGGCCCACGGGTCACGCCTGCTGGAGTTTCCCTGGTGCGACGACTTCGCCGCCGCCCGGAATGCCTCGCTGGCAGCGACGCGGGCACGCTGGATCCTGTGTCTCGACGCCGACGAACAACTGGCCCCGGCCGACTGGCACGACCTGCGTGCCACAGCTGCGGCCTGGCAGGAAAACGGCCCCGCTGCGGGCCGCATCGTGACCCGCAACTACCTGGCCGAGCCCTGGAGCCGGCGCGGCTGGGAGCCGGTTCCCGCGGACGACCCCCACGCCCTGCCGGATCGTCCCGGGCCGGTGGCCCCCGGCTTCGTCGCCACCACGAAGATCCGCCTGTTCCCCAACCACGACCGCGTGCGTTTCCGCGGGCGCCTGCACGAGACCGTGGAGGCGAGCGTCCGTGAGCTGGGCCTGCCGACGACGAACCTGCCGGTCGTTGTGCACCATTTCGGCCTGCTCGCCCCGGATGCAGCCAAGGTCGCCCGCTACCTGGATCTGGCGCACCGCAAGACAGCCGAGCAACCCGCCGATGCCGGTGCGTGGAACGAACTGGCCGACTGTGCTCTGGCGGCCGGCAACCAGGCCTTGGCCCTGCAGGCAGCGGAGCGGGCGCTTACGCTGGCACCGGACCACGTGGATGCGCGGCTGACCGCCGGTTGGCTGCACAAGGAGGCCGGAGCGTTCGCACGTGCCGAAGCGCACCTGCTGGCGGTGGCCGGCTGCGCCACGGCGGGCGACGGCCAGTTCGGACAGGCTTGCCACCTCCGCGCACAGGTCGCCATGCTCGACGGGCGCTCAGAAGCGGCCGGTCCCCTGCTCATGGCAGCGCTGCGGCTCCTTCCGGATGATGGCCATGTCCACAACACGCTCGGCGCCTGGCACCTGACCTGCGGGCGCGGCGAGCCGGCGCGCGCGGCGCTGGAACGGGCTGCCGCCATGCTGCCGCATGTCCCCGACCCGTGCCTGAACCTGGCGAGGATGTACGAGGCCGCCGGCCATCCGGTCCTGGCGGCGCGCCATTATGAGGCGGCGCTGCAGCGCGATCCGGGTCGCGCCTCGGCGCGCGAGGCCCTGGAACGGCTGGCCCAGCCGGCCTGA
- a CDS encoding (Fe-S)-binding protein, whose product MNAIAMSVLLFCALSMFIGTLADRWWLLRAGTPDNRFDNVRERLRSLLVLGFGQQRLLQERGAGWMHVAIFAGFIVIFTRTCTLIGRGFDADFHLPLLGGGLGLVYAAVKDTFAALVILAIAWGIWRRVVTRPSRLHLNVEGLLILVWIASLMVTDILADAALFALEPAHPERGWAWLSTAFAGFFDTGRPVATNLWLHGNYWAHIVLLLAFLNYLPFGKHFHVLTALPAVYLRRLSPQGTLEKMEFEGREQFGVGRIEDFSWRRILDMYTCTECGRCDDMCPAHLTGKPLHPREIITNERDHAWDLADHLVKVGKLKSQGRHAEAAVAINERERPALIGQINDEEAIWACTTCGWCVSSCPVMIDHIPNIVDQRRHLVMMEAKVPAALQNALRGLENNSNPWNVSSAAREDWIGDLPVPRMRDKGSAAYLLFVGCAGSFDSRNMDVMRALVKLLDHAGIDYAVLGREEGCCGDPARRVGHEYLFQMQAPINIETFKRYNVRKVLTACPHCFNSIANEYPDFGLEDVEVIHHSELLSELVRDGRLKLKPGADLKVTYHDSCYLGRHNEVYEAPRDVLTAVPGVTITEMPRHRREGFCCGAGGGRMFMEEHLGTRINHNRIAEAAATGAAEVCTACPFCLTMLGDAIKETDRSEQLRARDIAEVLLDNLA is encoded by the coding sequence GTGAACGCCATCGCGATGTCCGTACTCCTGTTCTGTGCCTTGTCCATGTTCATCGGCACCTTGGCCGACCGCTGGTGGCTGCTGCGTGCCGGTACGCCCGACAACCGGTTCGACAACGTCAGGGAACGGCTGCGCTCCCTGCTCGTCCTGGGCTTCGGCCAGCAGCGCCTGTTGCAGGAACGGGGGGCCGGCTGGATGCACGTGGCGATCTTCGCCGGCTTCATCGTCATCTTCACCCGCACGTGCACCCTGATCGGCCGCGGCTTCGATGCCGACTTCCACCTGCCCCTGCTCGGCGGCGGACTGGGTCTCGTCTACGCTGCGGTGAAGGACACCTTTGCGGCCCTCGTGATCCTCGCCATCGCCTGGGGCATCTGGCGCCGGGTCGTGACGCGTCCCAGTCGGCTCCATCTGAACGTCGAAGGGCTGCTCATCCTGGTCTGGATCGCGTCGCTGATGGTGACCGACATCCTGGCCGACGCGGCGCTGTTCGCGCTCGAGCCGGCCCATCCCGAGCGCGGCTGGGCCTGGCTGTCCACGGCATTCGCCGGTTTCTTCGATACCGGCCGGCCCGTCGCGACGAACCTCTGGCTGCACGGCAACTACTGGGCGCACATCGTGCTCCTGCTCGCCTTCCTCAACTACCTGCCCTTCGGCAAGCACTTCCACGTGCTGACGGCGCTGCCGGCGGTCTACCTGCGCCGGTTGAGCCCGCAGGGCACCCTGGAGAAGATGGAATTCGAGGGGCGCGAGCAGTTCGGCGTGGGCAGGATCGAGGACTTCTCCTGGCGGCGCATCCTCGACATGTATACCTGCACGGAATGCGGGCGCTGCGACGACATGTGCCCGGCCCACCTGACCGGAAAGCCCCTGCACCCGCGCGAGATCATCACCAACGAGCGCGACCATGCCTGGGACCTGGCCGATCACCTGGTGAAGGTGGGGAAGCTCAAGAGCCAGGGGCGACATGCCGAGGCTGCAGTGGCCATCAACGAACGGGAGCGCCCCGCGCTGATCGGCCAGATCAACGACGAGGAAGCGATCTGGGCCTGCACGACCTGCGGTTGGTGTGTCAGCAGTTGCCCCGTCATGATCGACCACATCCCGAACATCGTCGACCAGCGGCGGCACCTGGTGATGATGGAGGCGAAGGTGCCTGCTGCGCTGCAGAACGCCCTGCGCGGGCTGGAGAACAACAGCAACCCCTGGAACGTGAGCAGCGCCGCGCGCGAGGACTGGATCGGCGACCTGCCGGTGCCCCGGATGCGCGACAAGGGCTCGGCTGCCTACCTGCTGTTCGTCGGCTGCGCCGGGAGTTTCGACAGCCGCAACATGGACGTGATGCGGGCGCTCGTGAAGCTGCTCGACCATGCCGGCATCGATTACGCCGTGCTGGGCCGCGAAGAGGGTTGCTGCGGCGACCCGGCGCGGCGCGTCGGCCACGAGTACCTGTTCCAGATGCAGGCGCCGATCAACATCGAGACGTTCAAACGCTACAACGTGCGCAAGGTGCTGACGGCCTGCCCGCACTGCTTCAACTCGATCGCCAACGAGTATCCCGACTTCGGGCTGGAGGATGTCGAAGTCATCCACCACAGCGAACTGCTGTCGGAACTCGTGCGCGATGGCCGACTGAAGCTGAAGCCCGGCGCCGACCTCAAGGTCACCTACCACGATTCCTGCTACCTTGGGCGCCACAACGAGGTATACGAGGCGCCGCGCGACGTGCTCACTGCAGTGCCCGGCGTGACCATCACCGAGATGCCGCGTCACCGCCGCGAGGGCTTCTGCTGCGGCGCCGGTGGCGGTCGCATGTTCATGGAGGAGCACCTCGGCACGCGGATCAACCACAACCGCATCGCCGAAGCCGCGGCCACCGGCGCCGCGGAAGTCTGCACCGCATGCCCGTTCTGCCTGACCATGCTCGGCGACGCCATCAAGGAAACGGACCGCTCCGAGCAATTGCGCGCGCGCGATATCGCCGAGGTGCTGCTGGACAACCTGGCCTGA
- a CDS encoding CoA-binding protein, whose translation MSSPLEPTNPPDETVRRVLADMRRVAVVGLSARPDRASYGVTRFLVSRGLEVVGVNPALQEDVLGLPIVAELDEVAGPVDVVDVFRRSDAVPGIVDQAIAIGARAIWLQEGVVHEEAAARARTAGLTVIQDRCLYKEWLRLLNG comes from the coding sequence ATGTCATCCCCGCTGGAGCCCACCAATCCCCCCGACGAAACCGTTCGCCGCGTGCTCGCCGACATGCGCCGGGTGGCGGTGGTCGGCCTTTCCGCGCGCCCGGACCGGGCCAGCTACGGCGTGACCCGGTTCCTGGTCAGCCGTGGCCTGGAAGTCGTGGGCGTGAACCCGGCCCTCCAGGAAGACGTGCTGGGCCTGCCGATCGTCGCCGAACTCGACGAAGTGGCGGGACCGGTCGATGTGGTCGATGTGTTCCGGCGCAGCGACGCGGTGCCCGGGATCGTCGACCAGGCGATCGCGATCGGGGCCCGCGCCATCTGGCTGCAGGAGGGTGTGGTGCACGAGGAAGCTGCCGCCCGGGCGCGCACCGCCGGACTGACCGTCATCCAGGACCGCTGCCTCTACAAGGAGTGGCTGCGGTTGCTGAACGGGTGA
- a CDS encoding tetratricopeptide repeat protein, producing the protein MSSRAEGEALLAAAPDQARNYLAYADWLTQAGDLQEAAAVLEAGCRQAAAPAPVLLELAGLYRRLGKLPRAEALAREALVLMPESSAAHLCMGDVYLALGWPKSALESYEEAVRLAPGESAPRTRMVAGLLEARNASVAEDACLKYISAHPDDPQLWLALGQVFEKQDKLREAFTTYGQVLALDPAAAEALARQGRLFCRFGQFSSAADACRRALTLDDGNLVAHAYLGIACSYLGEAEQARHHAQIAEAGGLNMTAVWKKLN; encoded by the coding sequence TTGTCATCGCGCGCCGAAGGGGAGGCACTTCTTGCCGCCGCCCCCGACCAGGCCCGCAACTATCTTGCCTACGCGGATTGGCTCACCCAGGCAGGCGATCTGCAAGAAGCCGCTGCCGTACTCGAGGCGGGATGCCGCCAGGCGGCCGCACCGGCGCCGGTGCTGCTGGAACTGGCGGGACTCTACCGGCGCCTGGGCAAGCTGCCGCGCGCCGAGGCGCTCGCCCGCGAAGCGCTGGTCCTGATGCCCGAGTCGTCCGCGGCGCACCTGTGCATGGGTGATGTCTACCTGGCGCTGGGTTGGCCGAAGTCTGCCCTCGAAAGCTACGAGGAAGCGGTGCGGTTGGCGCCCGGCGAGTCGGCACCGCGCACGCGCATGGTCGCCGGGCTGCTCGAGGCGCGCAACGCTTCCGTGGCCGAGGACGCCTGCCTGAAGTACATCTCCGCCCATCCGGACGACCCGCAGCTGTGGCTGGCGCTCGGTCAGGTCTTCGAGAAGCAGGACAAGCTGCGCGAGGCGTTCACAACCTATGGCCAGGTGCTCGCGCTGGATCCCGCCGCAGCCGAGGCCCTGGCGCGTCAGGGTCGGCTGTTTTGTCGCTTCGGCCAGTTCTCGTCGGCGGCCGATGCCTGCCGGCGCGCGTTGACGCTCGATGACGGGAACCTCGTCGCGCACGCCTACCTCGGCATCGCCTGCAGCTATCTCGGCGAGGCGGAGCAGGCGCGGCATCATGCGCAGATCGCCGAAGCGGGCGGGCTCAACATGACCGCGGTCTGGAAGAAGCTCAACTGA
- a CDS encoding UDP-glucose/GDP-mannose dehydrogenase family protein translates to MRICMVGTGYVGLVSGACMADFGNTVTCVDINRERIEKLERGEIPFYEPGLDRLVLKNVREGRLQFSTSLADGMRDAEVVFIAVQTPMSESGEADLQYVMKVGEQIGDLLDDYKVVVTKSTVPVGTSRALRKVIAARLKPGASFDMASNPEFLREGSSIEDFMRPDRVVIGVDSARAEELLRAIYRPLYLLDTPVVKTGIETSELIKYAANSFLAVKISYINEVARLAERVGADIFDISKALGLDKRIGSKFLHPGLGFGGSCLPKDTNALVHIAGEAGDDMTIVRAAISVNAGIPARAIAKAEAMAGKLDGRTIALLGLAFKPNTDDIRSAASLELVRLLKERKCRIRAHDPAAMDNFKLFHPDLEYCTSAYETAEGADVCMLVTEWNEYRQLDFARLASVMSGRVFLDCRNVYDLPQVQKHGFSYDCFGRANHRTTGA, encoded by the coding sequence ATCCGCATCTGCATGGTCGGCACCGGCTACGTCGGTCTGGTTTCCGGAGCCTGCATGGCCGACTTCGGGAACACCGTGACGTGCGTCGACATCAACCGTGAACGCATCGAGAAGCTGGAGCGCGGCGAGATCCCGTTCTACGAACCGGGACTGGACCGCCTCGTGCTCAAGAACGTGCGCGAAGGCCGCCTGCAGTTCTCGACGAGCCTTGCCGACGGCATGCGCGATGCCGAGGTCGTCTTCATCGCCGTCCAGACACCGATGTCCGAGAGCGGCGAAGCGGACCTGCAGTACGTGATGAAGGTGGGCGAGCAGATCGGCGACCTCCTGGACGACTACAAGGTCGTCGTCACCAAGAGCACCGTGCCGGTGGGCACCAGCCGCGCCCTGCGCAAGGTGATCGCCGCGCGCCTGAAGCCCGGGGCCAGCTTTGACATGGCCAGCAATCCGGAATTCCTGCGCGAAGGGTCGAGCATCGAGGACTTCATGCGGCCTGATCGCGTGGTGATCGGCGTCGATTCGGCCCGCGCCGAGGAACTGCTGCGTGCCATCTACCGTCCCCTCTACCTGCTCGATACGCCGGTGGTCAAGACGGGCATCGAGACATCGGAACTGATCAAGTACGCGGCCAACAGCTTCCTCGCCGTCAAGATCTCCTACATCAACGAGGTGGCGCGGCTTGCCGAGCGCGTCGGCGCCGACATCTTCGACATTTCCAAGGCCCTGGGCCTGGACAAGCGCATCGGCTCGAAGTTCCTGCACCCGGGTCTGGGCTTCGGCGGCAGCTGCCTGCCGAAGGACACCAATGCCCTGGTGCACATCGCGGGCGAGGCCGGCGACGACATGACGATCGTGCGCGCCGCCATCAGCGTGAACGCGGGAATCCCCGCGCGCGCCATCGCGAAGGCCGAGGCCATGGCCGGCAAGCTCGACGGGCGCACCATCGCCCTGCTGGGCCTGGCCTTCAAGCCGAACACCGACGACATCCGCTCCGCCGCCAGCCTGGAACTGGTGCGGCTGCTGAAGGAACGCAAGTGCCGCATCCGGGCCCACGACCCGGCGGCCATGGACAACTTCAAGCTGTTCCATCCCGACCTGGAGTACTGCACCTCGGCCTACGAGACCGCCGAGGGCGCCGACGTGTGCATGCTCGTGACGGAATGGAACGAGTACCGGCAGCTCGACTTTGCGCGCCTGGCTTCGGTCATGAGCGGCAGGGTGTTCCTCGATTGCCGGAACGTGTATGATCTGCCGCAGGTCCAGAAGCACGGCTTCAGCTACGATTGCTTCGGGCGGGCCAACCACCGCACGACGGGCGCCTGA
- a CDS encoding electron transfer flavoprotein subunit alpha/FixB family protein yields the protein MANIAVFIEQRDGAFKKVAWQMISQARKLADASGGEVWGVLLGGDPAAAAALAGKHGAHRLFAAGDQLERYDSERYGTALAAFCRTQKPDLVLIGATALGRDLGPTAAAKLGCACISDAIALKFEGGAWEVRRPIYAGKCFVDVVPKTAPAIVGIRPNAFVAQDGGGAAAAVTAFDAGQAQVTPRAIVREIVGSDGGRVELTEADIVVSGGRGIKGPENYVLIEELAAALNAAAGASRAVVDAGWVDYSHQVGQTGKTVGPNLYIACGISGAIQHLAGMSSSKCIVAINKDPAAPIFKVADFGVVGDLFEVLPALTKAVKEIRG from the coding sequence ATGGCGAATATTGCGGTTTTCATCGAGCAGCGCGACGGCGCCTTCAAGAAGGTGGCGTGGCAGATGATCAGCCAGGCGCGCAAGCTTGCCGACGCGAGCGGCGGCGAGGTCTGGGGCGTTCTGCTGGGCGGCGATCCGGCGGCCGCGGCAGCGCTGGCCGGGAAGCACGGCGCCCACCGGCTGTTCGCAGCCGGCGACCAGCTCGAGCGCTACGACAGCGAACGTTACGGCACGGCCTTGGCCGCGTTCTGCCGCACCCAGAAGCCCGACCTGGTGCTGATCGGCGCCACGGCCCTGGGCCGCGACCTGGGCCCGACGGCGGCGGCCAAGCTGGGGTGCGCCTGCATCAGCGATGCGATCGCCCTGAAGTTCGAGGGCGGAGCGTGGGAAGTGCGGCGGCCGATCTACGCCGGCAAGTGCTTCGTCGACGTGGTGCCGAAGACGGCGCCGGCCATCGTCGGCATCCGCCCGAACGCGTTCGTCGCCCAGGACGGCGGCGGCGCGGCAGCGGCGGTGACGGCATTCGACGCCGGGCAGGCGCAGGTGACGCCCCGCGCGATCGTGCGCGAGATCGTCGGCTCGGACGGCGGTCGCGTCGAGCTCACCGAGGCGGACATCGTCGTTTCCGGCGGGCGCGGCATCAAGGGTCCCGAGAACTACGTGCTCATCGAGGAGCTCGCCGCCGCCCTGAACGCGGCTGCGGGCGCCAGCCGCGCCGTGGTCGATGCCGGCTGGGTCGACTACTCGCACCAGGTCGGGCAGACGGGCAAGACCGTGGGCCCGAACCTGTACATCGCCTGCGGCATCAGCGGCGCGATCCAGCACCTGGCGGGCATGAGCAGCAGCAAGTGCATCGTCGCCATCAACAAGGACCCTGCCGCGCCCATCTTCAAGGTGGCGGACTTCGGCGTGGTCGGCGACCTGTTCGAGGTCCTGCCGGCGTTGACGAAGGCCGTCAAGGAGATCCGCGGCTGA
- a CDS encoding GDP-mannose 4,6-dehydratase, with the protein METGQKPGCDLVTGALGFAGLHLVGALLTAGHTVVGLGRQPDGTPSPASAGDFRRHPGAASGLPVAYAGPDGRLDYHETGLEDAAALARIVKVERPRVIYHLAAQSSAAASFVAPHETFTANLLGTLNLLEAVRALPVGDRPLVIAVGSAEEYGPQPEDAPPLTEGAPLAPLSPYAVSKVAQTLLCRQYHRSYGLPVIVARPFSHTGPGQNPRFAFPSFARQIAAAEAGRGPAEILTGDLSPVRDFLDVRDVVRAYRALAARGRPGETYNICSGTALTMEGGLRILVAAATVPITVRHDPSRDRPSDTPRLVGDNRKLRSETGWVPEHDAASALLDLLAEARKEFS; encoded by the coding sequence ATGGAGACCGGACAGAAGCCGGGCTGCGACCTGGTCACCGGCGCTCTCGGCTTTGCGGGACTTCATCTCGTCGGCGCGTTGCTCACCGCCGGGCACACCGTGGTCGGCCTGGGCCGCCAGCCGGACGGGACGCCGTCCCCCGCCTCGGCCGGCGACTTCCGGCGCCATCCGGGCGCCGCCAGTGGCCTGCCCGTGGCCTACGCCGGTCCCGACGGTCGCCTGGACTACCACGAGACCGGGCTCGAGGACGCTGCCGCACTCGCCCGCATCGTCAAGGTCGAGCGCCCGCGGGTGATCTACCACCTGGCGGCGCAGAGTTCCGCTGCCGCCTCCTTCGTGGCGCCGCACGAGACGTTCACCGCGAACCTCCTGGGGACCCTGAACCTGCTGGAGGCCGTGCGTGCGCTGCCGGTCGGCGACCGGCCGCTGGTGATCGCCGTGGGCTCTGCCGAGGAGTACGGGCCGCAGCCGGAAGACGCCCCGCCCCTGACCGAAGGGGCGCCGCTGGCGCCACTGTCGCCGTACGCGGTCAGCAAGGTGGCGCAGACACTGCTTTGCCGGCAGTACCACCGCTCGTACGGCTTGCCCGTGATCGTGGCCCGCCCCTTCAGCCACACCGGGCCCGGCCAGAACCCCCGTTTCGCCTTTCCGTCCTTCGCGCGGCAGATCGCCGCGGCCGAAGCCGGGCGCGGGCCCGCCGAGATCCTGACGGGGGACCTCTCGCCGGTGCGGGACTTCCTCGACGTCCGGGACGTCGTCCGGGCCTACCGTGCGCTGGCCGCCCGCGGGCGCCCCGGCGAGACCTATAACATCTGCTCCGGAACGGCGTTGACGATGGAGGGCGGACTGAGGATATTGGTGGCCGCCGCGACCGTGCCGATCACGGTTCGGCACGACCCGTCGCGTGACCGGCCGTCGGATACGCCACGACTGGTCGGAGATAACCGCAAGCTGCGCTCGGAGACCGGCTGGGTACCGGAACACGACGCGGCTTCCGCCCTGCTCGATCTGCTTGCCGAGGCCCGAAAGGAATTCTCATGA
- a CDS encoding DegT/DnrJ/EryC1/StrS family aminotransferase has product MTAPLRRIGRYDLITPMLPCKDEIVAKFEKLLLSGRYILADEVRLLEEELAAACGVADCVGVASGSSALFVALAMAGVKPGDEVITTPFTFDATMEAIILLDAVPVFVDILPGDLNLDPARIEDAITPRTRAIMPVPIFGAPCDMDAINGIAARRGLEVIMDNAQAFGTLYKGKPISSCGRMATLSFYPTKNLPGIGDGGAVCCRDKADAELIRRIRGHQPVRANNHLYTGWNSRLDEVQAMVIRVRLARFFDEQHDRDQVAAIYDSYIPAENRVQLDAGGQGMRMTYHQYWVRCHDRAGLHRALDAAGVDVGIYYDPPLHRHELAVYCRAAGPLPEAERAGREILTLPIHAALPFEDAHRVGAVVREFMSASGGHGA; this is encoded by the coding sequence ATGACTGCTCCGCTTCGTCGTATCGGACGCTACGACCTGATCACGCCCATGCTGCCGTGCAAGGACGAGATCGTCGCGAAATTCGAGAAGCTGTTGCTGTCCGGGCGCTACATCCTGGCCGACGAGGTGCGCCTGCTGGAAGAGGAGCTCGCCGCTGCCTGCGGCGTGGCCGACTGCGTGGGCGTGGCCTCCGGTTCGTCGGCGCTCTTCGTGGCGCTGGCCATGGCCGGCGTCAAGCCCGGGGACGAGGTGATCACCACCCCGTTCACGTTCGACGCCACGATGGAAGCCATCATCCTGCTGGACGCGGTGCCGGTGTTCGTCGACATCCTCCCAGGCGACCTGAACCTGGATCCCGCGCGGATCGAGGATGCGATTACGCCCCGCACGCGGGCCATCATGCCGGTGCCCATTTTCGGGGCCCCCTGCGACATGGACGCGATCAACGGGATCGCCGCTCGCCGTGGTCTCGAAGTGATCATGGACAACGCCCAGGCCTTCGGGACGCTCTACAAGGGCAAGCCGATCTCCTCCTGCGGGCGCATGGCCACCCTCAGCTTCTATCCGACCAAGAACCTGCCGGGAATCGGCGACGGCGGCGCCGTCTGCTGCCGCGACAAGGCCGACGCCGAGCTCATCCGCCGCATCCGCGGGCACCAGCCCGTGCGCGCGAACAACCACCTCTACACCGGCTGGAACAGCCGGCTGGACGAGGTGCAGGCGATGGTCATCCGCGTGAGGCTGGCCCGCTTCTTCGATGAGCAGCACGATCGCGACCAGGTGGCCGCCATCTACGACAGCTACATCCCGGCCGAGAACAGGGTGCAGCTGGACGCGGGTGGGCAGGGCATGCGCATGACCTACCACCAGTACTGGGTGCGCTGCCACGACCGCGCAGGGCTGCACCGCGCGCTGGACGCGGCCGGCGTCGATGTCGGCATCTACTACGACCCGCCGCTGCACCGGCACGAGCTGGCCGTCTACTGCCGCGCCGCCGGCCCGTTGCCCGAGGCCGAGCGCGCCGGGCGCGAAATCCTGACGCTCCCGATCCATGCCGCGCTGCCGTTCGAGGACGCCCACCGGGTCGGAGCCGTGGTGCGCGAGTTCATGTCGGCGAGCGGGGGGCACGGTGCGTGA
- a CDS encoding chalcone isomerase family protein, whose product MRHRLSLVATAAFLLAAGQAAAIVESKTGTEYPDTVSIPTGAGEQVLAATGTALREKTMLKVDVYTIASYVAEGADLSGERAAAIWKLDAPKRLRMDLRRSFSREKLIGAFREVIEKNYPDLGPFSADMTTFEGYFTRDAQAGDVILFTYVPGQGLVTELNGEAKGTITNLAFVEALWSVWFGSEPVSGDMQDALAGVRR is encoded by the coding sequence ATGCGTCACAGGCTCTCGCTCGTCGCGACAGCGGCGTTCCTGCTGGCGGCGGGTCAGGCCGCCGCCATCGTCGAATCCAAGACCGGGACGGAATACCCCGACACGGTGTCCATCCCGACCGGGGCCGGGGAGCAGGTCCTGGCCGCGACCGGCACGGCGCTGCGCGAGAAGACCATGCTCAAGGTCGATGTCTACACCATCGCCTCGTACGTCGCCGAAGGCGCGGACCTCAGCGGCGAGCGCGCCGCCGCCATCTGGAAGCTTGACGCTCCCAAGCGCCTGCGCATGGACCTGCGGCGCAGCTTCTCGCGCGAGAAGCTCATCGGCGCCTTCCGCGAAGTGATCGAGAAGAACTACCCCGACCTCGGCCCGTTCAGCGCGGACATGACCACGTTCGAGGGCTACTTCACGCGCGATGCCCAGGCCGGCGACGTGATCCTGTTCACCTATGTGCCCGGCCAGGGCCTGGTGACGGAACTGAACGGCGAAGCCAAGGGGACGATCACGAACCTGGCCTTCGTCGAGGCGCTGTGGTCGGTGTGGTTCGGCAGCGAACCCGTCAGCGGCGACATGCAGGACGCGCTGGCCGGCGTCCGGCGCTGA